Genomic segment of Umezawaea sp. Da 62-37:
CGACGACCTGCGCTGGCTGCCCGTCGCCGAGGCCGCCGCGCTGGTGACCAGGCGGGAGGACCGCGACGTGCTGGCCGCGTTCGCCCTCGTGCCGGTCGACCTGAAGACCGTGCTGCTGGTGCGCCACGCGAAGGCTGGGAAGCGCGAGAACTGGCCGGGTGACGACGACCTGCGCCCGCTGAGTTCCGCGGGCTGGCGGCAGGCTGAGGCCCTGCGCGCCCTGCTCCCGCTGTTCGGGCCCGCCCGCGTGCACGCGGCTCCCAGGGTCCGGTGCGTGCAGACCGTCCAGGGCGCGGCCGACGACCTCGAGGTCTTCGTGCCGCGCGAGCCGCGCCTGTCGGAGGAGGGGTACTGGCCGGACCGCGACGCGGGCCTCGTGCGGTTCCTCGACATCGTGGCGGGCGACGGCGTGCCGGTCGTGTCCAGCCAGGGCGGCGTCATCCCCGACCTGGTGGGGAAGCTCGCGGACATCGGCGGCC
This window contains:
- a CDS encoding NUDIX hydrolase, with the translated sequence MSTDTIRAAGAVLWRDEGAVEVAVVHRPRYDDWSLPKGKLDAGETVPAAAVREVHEETGYHVVLGRHVAQVQYKAFGRPKVVDYFSARAVRGGFTPNNECDDLRWLPVAEAAALVTRREDRDVLAAFALVPVDLKTVLLVRHAKAGKRENWPGDDDLRPLSSAGWRQAEALRALLPLFGPARVHAAPRVRCVQTVQGAADDLEVFVPREPRLSEEGYWPDRDAGLVRFLDIVAGDGVPVVSSQGGVIPDLVGKLADIGGLRLADVPCKKGSLWLLAFTHPARGWSTSDSPAAWPRLVSAHYLPSALPAPRP